The following proteins are encoded in a genomic region of Candidatus Kryptoniota bacterium:
- a CDS encoding ATP-binding protein — MRITKYLAFKLLLIVLTVMFVFTAIFTTVMLKWHSEKYLDATTEWAGRTSDLIKRSTRYSMLENRREDIYQTINTLGSEPGIETIRIYNKKGEVTFSTVNGEVGKHVNMDAEACTVCHQAGKLLPSDTGVPLTRVFTSPKGYRVLGVITPIRNEPACYNSECHEHSSSQTVLGVLDVMLPLKGLDDNLAQLKNTSYLSGALMIVGVTLFAGIFIWIMVNIPVRKLILGTQEVMRGKLGHRIDVSSSDEIGELATSFNKMTEELSRAHDELTRWTQTLEERVEQKADELRRALSNMVHMEKMASLGKLAASVAHELNNPLAGILAYAKLIRKKLSREGRTGEEASEIDTELSMIADESARCGNIVNNLLLFSRQKIGELQPQKLSKIIEQSLKLIAHHLAMSNVKSEVKILTDEVEIICDPQQIEQALIALEINAIEAMPDGGKLQIELEYRPQEKEERIRVSDNGLGIGREDLEHIFEPFFTTKKDGKGTGLGLAVVHGIVERHNGRIDVESKLNVGSVFTIILPLDPDAAAKSKLSKSTNTETTL, encoded by the coding sequence ATGCGAATAACAAAATACCTAGCTTTCAAACTGTTGCTGATCGTGCTGACCGTGATGTTCGTATTCACGGCGATCTTTACCACTGTCATGTTAAAATGGCATTCCGAAAAATATCTTGATGCTACTACGGAGTGGGCAGGGAGAACGAGTGACCTGATTAAGAGATCGACTCGTTACAGCATGCTCGAGAATCGGCGGGAGGACATCTACCAGACAATAAATACTCTGGGCTCCGAGCCCGGGATCGAGACGATCAGAATTTATAACAAGAAGGGGGAAGTGACATTCTCGACCGTCAACGGAGAAGTTGGAAAGCACGTTAACATGGACGCAGAGGCGTGTACCGTCTGCCATCAGGCGGGGAAACTTCTGCCGTCGGATACCGGAGTGCCGCTTACAAGGGTTTTCACTTCGCCAAAAGGATATAGAGTCCTTGGAGTGATCACGCCGATCCGAAATGAGCCGGCCTGCTATAACTCGGAATGCCATGAGCACTCTTCGTCGCAGACAGTGCTGGGCGTGCTCGACGTCATGCTCCCGCTGAAGGGACTTGACGATAATCTCGCGCAGCTTAAGAACACCAGTTACTTGAGCGGCGCGTTAATGATTGTAGGCGTGACATTGTTTGCGGGTATCTTCATTTGGATAATGGTGAACATTCCCGTCCGGAAACTTATACTCGGCACGCAGGAAGTGATGCGCGGAAAGCTGGGTCATAGGATCGACGTGAGTTCGAGCGACGAGATCGGTGAGCTCGCGACTTCGTTCAACAAGATGACCGAGGAGCTCAGTCGTGCACATGACGAGCTCACGCGCTGGACTCAGACTCTCGAAGAGCGGGTAGAGCAAAAGGCGGACGAGCTGAGAAGAGCGCTCTCGAACATGGTACATATGGAAAAGATGGCATCCCTCGGCAAGCTTGCGGCGAGCGTGGCACATGAGCTGAACAACCCTCTGGCTGGTATCCTTGCATATGCCAAACTGATTCGGAAGAAACTTTCCAGGGAGGGCCGCACTGGTGAGGAAGCCAGTGAGATTGACACGGAACTCTCTATGATCGCCGATGAGAGCGCACGTTGTGGAAACATTGTAAATAATCTTCTGCTGTTTTCGAGACAGAAGATCGGCGAGCTCCAGCCGCAGAAACTGTCGAAAATAATCGAGCAGAGCTTGAAGCTGATAGCCCATCACTTGGCAATGAGCAATGTGAAAAGTGAAGTGAAAATTCTGACGGATGAGGTTGAGATCATCTGCGATCCCCAGCAAATCGAGCAGGCATTGATCGCCCTGGAGATAAATGCGATCGAGGCCATGCCTGACGGCGGGAAGCTTCAGATAGAACTTGAATACCGGCCGCAGGAAAAAGAGGAGCGCATAAGAGTTTCCGATAACGGCTTAGGGATTGGCCGCGAAGATCTGGAGCATATCTTCGAACCGTTCTTTACCACGAAGAAGGACGGGAAAGGGACAGGACTTGGACTCGCCGTCGTGCACGGTATCGTCGAACGGCATAACGGAAGAATAGATGTCGAATCGAAACTAAATGTGGGCTCCGTATTTACGATCATCCTGCCGCTGGATCCCGATGCTGCGGCCAAATCAAAACTGTCAAAGAGCACGAACACTGAGACGACCTTATGA
- a CDS encoding sigma-54 dependent transcriptional regulator, producing MNNNQKTQQASILVVDDELSVRDSLGKWFKEDGYRVETAENANRALTLMNNGPWDIILLDIKMPGMDGLELQKRIKEIDKSAAIIMVTAFAAVDSAVQALKEGAFDYVTKPVDPEHLSHLVQNALRTKKLADENWRLRQQMSELSGVDEIIGESSQMKKVIDLAKTVAQTDTTVMVRGESGTGKELVARTIHANSSRRYFPIITVNCGAVPETLLESELFGHEKGAFTGAQFRRKGKFEMADGGTIFLDEIGAISQKMQVQLLRVIESKQFTRVGGNDVISSDFRVVCATNRDLEAAVADKSFREDLYYRLNVFTVFVPPLRERRVDIPPLVNHFIKKYASSMNKPLLEIAPEAMDLLIRNKWPGNVRELENVVERAMVLAKPPAIRPENLPFQLTQSQENGFVQDDTITSMERVHIARILEKNNWNITRTAEALDIDRVTLYSKISKYGLKKP from the coding sequence ATGAATAACAACCAGAAGACACAGCAGGCAAGCATACTCGTCGTGGATGACGAACTTTCCGTCCGTGATTCGCTCGGCAAGTGGTTTAAGGAGGACGGCTACAGAGTCGAGACCGCTGAAAATGCGAACCGCGCGTTGACATTGATGAACAACGGACCGTGGGACATAATCCTCCTTGACATCAAGATGCCCGGGATGGATGGCCTCGAGCTGCAGAAGCGGATAAAGGAAATAGATAAATCGGCGGCGATCATAATGGTGACGGCCTTTGCCGCCGTTGACAGCGCGGTGCAGGCCCTGAAGGAGGGTGCATTTGACTACGTGACGAAGCCGGTGGACCCGGAACATCTTTCGCATCTTGTGCAAAATGCTCTCCGTACGAAGAAACTTGCTGATGAGAACTGGAGACTTCGTCAGCAAATGTCCGAATTATCCGGCGTCGACGAGATCATCGGTGAGAGTTCACAAATGAAGAAAGTCATCGACCTGGCCAAAACCGTCGCGCAAACGGATACGACCGTGATGGTTCGGGGAGAAAGCGGCACGGGAAAAGAACTGGTTGCAAGGACAATCCATGCGAACAGCTCGAGGAGGTATTTTCCGATAATTACTGTAAACTGCGGCGCTGTTCCGGAAACACTTCTCGAAAGCGAACTGTTTGGCCATGAGAAGGGCGCGTTTACCGGAGCCCAGTTCAGGCGAAAAGGGAAGTTCGAGATGGCGGACGGAGGAACAATTTTTCTGGACGAGATCGGAGCGATAAGCCAGAAGATGCAGGTACAGCTTCTTCGCGTCATCGAGTCGAAGCAGTTCACCCGCGTCGGGGGAAACGACGTGATTTCCAGCGACTTCCGCGTAGTCTGCGCGACTAACCGCGACCTCGAAGCAGCTGTGGCAGACAAAAGTTTTAGGGAAGACTTGTACTACCGATTGAACGTCTTCACGGTATTCGTCCCGCCGTTGCGCGAAAGACGCGTGGATATACCGCCGCTCGTCAATCACTTTATAAAGAAATATGCTTCCTCCATGAACAAGCCTTTGCTGGAGATTGCCCCCGAAGCAATGGATCTACTTATCCGGAACAAATGGCCCGGAAACGTGCGCGAGCTGGAAAACGTTGTCGAGAGGGCGATGGTGCTTGCAAAGCCACCGGCGATCCGCCCCGAGAACCTGCCGTTCCAGCTTACACAATCTCAGGAAAACGGATTCGTGCAGGACGATACTATAACGAGCATGGAGCGTGTGCACATTGCTCGCATACTCGAAAAGAACAATTGGAATATCACACGAACCGCCGAAGCGCTGGACATAGACAGGGTCACACTCTACAGCAAGATATCGAAATACGGATTAAAGAAACCCTGA
- a CDS encoding archaemetzincin family Zn-dependent metalloprotease — protein MLPILIVAIDPVDVSAMSPLTRRLSKIFSSGVELTSVKPLDGSFAFNFSRNQYGSTPLLSALLDKYKSYEGKILGVTSGDLFVPVLTYVFGEAQLDGKAAVVSSHRLSEEFYGLQPDRDLFALRLLKESAHELGHTFGLLHCRNYLCAMHSSTGVEEIDLKTDRFCGDCSDKLRQGGGQESFSNQH, from the coding sequence ATGTTGCCGATATTGATTGTCGCGATAGATCCGGTGGACGTTTCCGCCATGTCTCCACTGACGAGGCGCCTGTCGAAAATATTTTCCTCCGGCGTCGAGCTGACATCCGTAAAACCCCTCGACGGCTCATTCGCATTCAACTTTTCACGTAACCAGTACGGGTCTACTCCACTTCTTTCGGCTCTCCTCGACAAGTACAAATCCTACGAAGGTAAAATACTCGGCGTAACGTCGGGCGACTTGTTTGTCCCTGTGCTTACATACGTTTTTGGAGAAGCCCAGCTCGACGGCAAGGCAGCGGTCGTCTCATCACACCGTCTCAGTGAAGAATTCTACGGCCTTCAACCTGACCGCGATCTTTTTGCGCTCCGGCTTCTGAAAGAATCAGCGCACGAGCTTGGCCACACATTCGGATTGCTTCACTGCAGGAATTATCTCTGCGCCATGCATTCTTCAACCGGTGTGGAAGAGATAGATCTTAAGACAGATAGATTCTGCGGCGACTGTTCCGACAAACTCCGGCAAGGCGGCGGACAGGAATCCTTCTCTAACCAACATTGA
- a CDS encoding GNAT family N-acetyltransferase, translating into MKLIRPSRKYEASWKEALREFDEENVTGFWNYPDRPSDIDSYIRGDADNSRGRNLVEGWVPSTTFWLIDRGMFIGHVNIRHELNLKLKEHGGHIGYAIRPTQRRKGYGNKILGLVLPEVKKLGIRTASIMCEDSNIGSRRIIENNGGALQEIVTHDDKIIRKYLIEIR; encoded by the coding sequence ATGAAACTCATACGACCGTCCAGAAAGTATGAAGCAAGCTGGAAAGAAGCTCTTCGTGAATTCGATGAGGAGAATGTCACCGGTTTCTGGAACTATCCCGACAGGCCGTCCGACATAGACTCCTACATCCGCGGCGACGCGGATAATTCACGCGGGAGGAATCTCGTCGAAGGTTGGGTGCCTTCGACAACTTTCTGGCTCATCGACAGGGGAATGTTCATCGGGCACGTCAACATTCGCCATGAATTGAATCTGAAATTGAAGGAGCACGGCGGACACATAGGCTACGCTATTCGACCGACCCAGCGCAGAAAGGGTTATGGAAACAAAATCCTTGGACTCGTTTTACCGGAAGTAAAAAAACTCGGGATTAGAACCGCATCCATAATGTGCGAGGATTCGAACATCGGTTCGAGGAGAATAATAGAAAATAACGGCGGTGCTCTTCAAGAGATTGTAACTCACGACGATAAGATCATCAGGAAATATCTGATCGAGATAAGATGA
- a CDS encoding glycosyl transferase, translating to MRFGKFDDKKREYVITRPDTPLPWINYLGCETYFGIISNTGGGYSFYKDARMRRLTRYRYNNAPFDVGGRYIYVRDNTSTKFWSPSWQPTQNKLSGYFCRHGMGYTVIGSTYNGIEARTRYFVPLGENLEIWQLTVTNKRKRRAALSVFSSIEFCLWDAWDDQTNFQRNFSTGQVEVDKGVIYHKTEYRERRDHFAYFACSEKLAGFDTQRDTFLGAYHGWDNPVAVERGRSFNSIAHGWAPMGSHHVKLNLKPGESKEIIFVLGYHENPVESKFDPPDSQTINKKTVKPIIAKYLVKKNADDAFENLRKYWDSVLGICQVNTPDVHTNRMVNIWNAYQCMATFNISRSASFYESGIGRGLGFRDSTQDLLGFVQMVPSRARERILDLAATQLESGGAYHQYQPLTKRGNNDIGSNFNDDPLWLITGVYAYIRETGDWSILDEKVPYDNDSSKATSLYEHLHRSLKYTIDRLGPHGLPLIGRADWNDCLNLNCFSDTPGQSFQTTTNKEGKVAESVFIAGLFVASAKELAEIADLRGDTRLADTCRSESNKMEEVVRKHGWDGEWFIRAYDDFGRKIGSNECNEGKIFIESQGFCIMAGIGIEDGLAKRALDSVNKYLATKHGIVLQQPAYSKYYIEFGEISSYPPGYKENAGIFCHNNPWIMIAEALIGNGDRAHDYYSRINPSAREAISDLHRCEPFVYSQMIAGRDAPTHGEAKNSWLTGTAAWNYYAITQFILGIRPTLKGLRIKPIIPSKWPGFSATRIYRGVTYRINVKRAAKGSRGVISVDGKTVEGEIIPIPKGDIKAVDVEVLL from the coding sequence ATGAGATTTGGAAAATTCGACGACAAGAAACGCGAGTATGTAATCACCAGGCCGGATACTCCACTTCCCTGGATTAACTATCTCGGATGCGAAACTTATTTCGGCATTATCTCAAATACCGGAGGGGGATATTCATTCTATAAGGACGCTCGCATGCGCAGGCTGACGCGTTACCGTTATAACAACGCGCCGTTCGACGTCGGAGGAAGATACATCTACGTGCGCGACAACACCTCCACGAAATTCTGGTCGCCATCATGGCAGCCGACGCAGAATAAACTTTCAGGATATTTCTGCAGACACGGGATGGGCTACACCGTGATCGGCTCGACGTACAACGGCATCGAGGCGCGGACGCGCTATTTCGTCCCGCTCGGAGAAAATCTCGAGATCTGGCAATTAACAGTAACAAATAAGCGAAAACGACGGGCAGCTTTGTCTGTATTCTCCAGTATAGAGTTTTGCCTTTGGGACGCGTGGGATGATCAGACAAACTTCCAGCGAAACTTCAGCACGGGCCAGGTAGAAGTTGACAAAGGAGTGATCTACCATAAAACAGAATACCGTGAGAGGCGGGATCATTTCGCGTATTTCGCGTGCTCCGAAAAGCTCGCCGGCTTCGACACACAGCGTGATACATTCCTCGGCGCATATCATGGTTGGGATAACCCGGTCGCGGTCGAACGCGGCAGGTCATTCAATTCCATCGCACACGGGTGGGCGCCGATGGGATCCCACCATGTGAAGCTCAATCTAAAACCGGGTGAAAGTAAGGAGATAATTTTCGTCCTTGGTTACCATGAAAATCCGGTCGAAAGCAAATTTGACCCGCCGGACTCACAGACGATCAACAAGAAGACTGTTAAACCGATTATCGCGAAATACCTTGTCAAGAAAAATGCGGATGACGCATTTGAGAATCTCAGGAAGTACTGGGACAGTGTTCTCGGGATCTGCCAGGTAAATACACCCGATGTCCACACTAATCGAATGGTAAACATTTGGAATGCGTACCAGTGCATGGCGACTTTCAATATATCGCGTTCAGCCTCATTCTACGAAAGTGGGATTGGGCGAGGACTCGGCTTCCGCGATTCGACGCAGGATCTTCTCGGTTTCGTGCAAATGGTTCCCTCGCGCGCACGGGAGCGAATTCTCGATCTCGCCGCGACGCAGCTCGAGTCCGGAGGCGCTTACCATCAGTATCAACCTCTGACCAAAAGAGGGAACAACGATATCGGGAGCAACTTCAATGACGATCCCCTGTGGCTGATCACAGGAGTTTACGCCTACATTCGCGAGACCGGCGACTGGTCCATTCTCGACGAGAAAGTGCCATACGACAACGATTCCTCTAAGGCGACTTCGCTTTACGAGCATCTTCACAGGAGTTTGAAGTACACAATCGACCGACTTGGCCCACACGGACTTCCGCTCATCGGGCGGGCAGACTGGAATGATTGCCTGAACCTGAACTGCTTTTCCGACACACCGGGTCAATCGTTTCAGACGACTACAAACAAAGAGGGCAAAGTGGCCGAGTCTGTATTCATCGCGGGTCTCTTCGTCGCATCGGCAAAGGAACTCGCAGAGATCGCGGATCTCAGAGGCGACACGAGACTTGCCGATACGTGCAGGTCCGAATCGAACAAGATGGAGGAAGTTGTCCGAAAGCACGGCTGGGACGGAGAGTGGTTCATCCGCGCTTACGACGATTTCGGAAGAAAGATCGGATCGAACGAATGTAATGAGGGAAAGATCTTCATCGAGTCGCAGGGGTTCTGCATCATGGCTGGCATCGGGATTGAAGACGGTCTGGCCAAAAGGGCGCTCGATTCGGTAAACAAGTATCTTGCGACAAAGCACGGCATCGTGCTTCAACAGCCCGCTTACTCGAAATACTATATCGAGTTCGGTGAAATCTCGTCGTATCCTCCGGGGTACAAGGAGAACGCCGGAATATTTTGTCACAACAATCCGTGGATCATGATCGCAGAGGCCCTCATCGGGAATGGCGATCGCGCTCACGACTACTATTCGCGGATCAATCCGTCCGCACGAGAAGCAATAAGCGATCTTCACAGATGCGAACCGTTCGTTTACTCCCAGATGATCGCGGGCCGCGACGCACCGACTCACGGTGAGGCCAAGAATTCCTGGCTTACCGGAACGGCCGCATGGAATTATTACGCGATAACGCAGTTCATTCTCGGAATCAGACCGACGCTGAAAGGACTCCGGATAAAGCCGATAATCCCATCGAAGTGGCCGGGGTTTTCGGCGACCAGAATTTATCGCGGGGTCACTTACCGGATTAACGTGAAGAGAGCCGCCAAGGGGAGCCGGGGCGTAATTTCAGTTGACGGAAAGACAGTGGAGGGTGAGATCATTCCGATTCCAAAAGGAGATATAAAGGCAGTCGACGTAGAAGTCCTTCTCTGA
- a CDS encoding DUF362 domain-containing protein — translation MQDISEYFRNLSVAIHKGGTDYPTVPPFNPSKRYPEYDRRLETGSEENAAYEGVRNALHLLDLDRSNYDTPDWNPLGEIIVPGNTVVIKPNFVLSDHYRGGNLFSVITHPSVIRAVVDYAFKALRGTGRIIIADTPQMDCDFGELLERTNLPAIQELYKTTFGFDIPVRDLRQFWFKYKDENYVASQERRQRLPGDPEGNLVINLHGKSAFDSVRNTNYYGADYNRDETISHHTGAKQEYMVSKTVLGADVLISIPKLKVHKKVGVTLNAKGFVGTITNKNYLVHYTIGEPGKGGDQFPAGFLTGKVKLIVAVQRYLYDALLAKRNRAGSILFRMIYTPYRKFLKPMLKKTTSKIVLLDGGNWHGNDSAWRMVSDLMKISIYADKNGIMRDSPQRRVFSVVDGIIGGEGNGPLFPDERKVGVIVSGFNHLAVDITAARLMGFDWKKLHWVTDLLENKYYDFYVSDPSRIEVASNDEEFKELMRSEKSFLSFVPHPGWIGFLESAPSKK, via the coding sequence ATGCAAGACATTAGCGAATATTTTCGCAACTTATCCGTCGCGATCCACAAAGGTGGAACAGATTATCCGACCGTCCCACCGTTCAATCCGTCGAAGAGATATCCCGAGTACGATCGGCGTCTTGAAACTGGCAGTGAAGAAAATGCGGCGTATGAGGGAGTAAGGAACGCACTCCATTTGCTCGACCTCGACCGTTCCAACTATGATACGCCGGATTGGAATCCTCTCGGAGAGATCATAGTCCCGGGAAATACGGTGGTCATCAAACCGAATTTCGTGCTGAGCGATCATTACCGCGGTGGAAATCTGTTTTCCGTGATAACGCATCCTTCGGTCATCAGAGCGGTGGTGGACTACGCGTTCAAAGCTTTGCGAGGCACCGGCCGGATAATAATTGCCGACACTCCACAGATGGATTGCGACTTCGGTGAGCTACTCGAGCGGACAAATCTGCCGGCCATCCAGGAACTATACAAAACCACTTTCGGATTCGACATACCCGTTAGGGATTTGCGTCAGTTCTGGTTCAAGTACAAGGACGAGAATTATGTAGCGAGCCAGGAAAGGCGGCAGAGACTTCCCGGTGACCCGGAGGGAAACCTTGTCATCAACCTTCACGGAAAAAGCGCGTTCGATTCGGTCAGAAACACAAACTATTACGGCGCCGATTACAACAGGGACGAAACCATTTCACATCACACCGGCGCGAAACAGGAGTACATGGTCTCGAAGACCGTGCTCGGCGCGGACGTACTGATCTCGATTCCGAAATTGAAAGTCCACAAGAAAGTCGGCGTAACGCTGAACGCGAAAGGATTTGTCGGAACGATCACGAACAAGAACTATTTGGTGCATTATACGATCGGCGAACCTGGAAAGGGAGGCGATCAGTTTCCGGCCGGATTCTTGACCGGAAAGGTGAAACTGATTGTTGCTGTCCAACGGTATCTATACGATGCGCTACTTGCAAAAAGAAATAGAGCGGGATCGATTCTCTTCCGTATGATATATACACCGTACAGAAAATTCCTCAAACCGATGTTGAAGAAAACTACGTCAAAGATTGTCCTTCTCGACGGCGGCAACTGGCACGGAAACGACAGCGCCTGGCGTATGGTGTCTGACCTGATGAAGATTTCAATTTACGCCGACAAAAACGGAATCATGCGCGATTCGCCCCAGCGAAGAGTCTTTTCAGTGGTGGATGGAATTATCGGCGGAGAAGGCAACGGTCCACTTTTCCCCGACGAGCGGAAAGTCGGTGTGATTGTCTCGGGCTTCAATCATCTGGCGGTGGACATTACTGCCGCAAGGTTAATGGGATTCGACTGGAAAAAACTTCATTGGGTTACCGATCTGCTCGAGAACAAGTATTACGATTTCTATGTAAGTGATCCCTCGAGAATCGAAGTGGCGAGCAACGACGAAGAGTTCAAGGAACTGATGCGTTCAGAAAAGAGCTTCCTCTCGTTTGTTCCTCATCCCGGCTGGATAGGATTTCTCGAGTCTGCACCGAGTAAGAAATGA
- the nadC gene encoding carboxylating nicotinate-nucleotide diphosphorylase encodes MNSILDRPTTATVQDEITSIVRRALVEDIGTGDVTTESIVPTTAVVRGRFIAKTEGVIAGWEIAEKTFCLLDNNVRVVPLAPDGTDVQKGEMIGTISGPGRAILTGERVALNFLQRMSGIATTSRHFVRAVAGTRAVVLDTRKTVPGLRILDKMAVKIGGAQNHRAGLFDMILVKDNHIAQAGGIFTAVERARAHAPKGTKIEVEVRHLDELREVLTLNVDRILLDNMSVPEMAAAVDLVAGRTELEASGNIDMINVAAVAATGVNYISIGALTHSVTVMDISLMIDR; translated from the coding sequence TTGAATTCAATATTGGATCGTCCGACAACAGCGACGGTGCAGGATGAGATTACATCTATAGTCAGGCGCGCTCTTGTGGAGGACATCGGAACCGGCGACGTGACTACGGAGTCGATCGTTCCGACCACTGCTGTTGTTCGCGGAAGATTCATAGCAAAGACCGAAGGTGTGATAGCAGGATGGGAAATTGCGGAGAAGACATTCTGTCTATTGGACAATAATGTCAGGGTGGTACCACTTGCGCCAGACGGCACAGATGTGCAGAAAGGCGAAATGATCGGGACGATAAGCGGCCCGGGGAGGGCAATTCTGACTGGCGAGCGTGTGGCGCTGAATTTTCTTCAGCGAATGTCGGGCATTGCCACAACTTCACGCCATTTCGTCCGCGCGGTTGCTGGAACTCGGGCAGTTGTTCTCGATACGCGCAAGACTGTGCCCGGTCTGAGGATCCTGGACAAAATGGCTGTGAAAATTGGCGGCGCACAGAACCATAGAGCAGGCCTGTTTGATATGATACTCGTGAAGGACAACCACATTGCCCAGGCCGGCGGTATTTTCACTGCCGTAGAGCGGGCACGGGCCCACGCGCCTAAAGGAACGAAGATAGAAGTGGAAGTCCGGCACCTGGATGAGTTGAGAGAGGTCCTTACACTTAATGTGGACAGAATACTCCTCGACAATATGAGCGTTCCGGAAATGGCCGCCGCCGTTGATCTCGTCGCGGGACGTACCGAGCTCGAAGCATCTGGCAACATAGACATGATTAACGTCGCTGCCGTCGCTGCCACAGGTGTCAATTACATTTCGATCGGTGCCCTGACACATTCAGTCACCGTTATGGACATTAGCTTGATGATAGACAGATAG
- the nadA gene encoding quinolinate synthase NadA, translating to MTVQETYTFMKEKLRDVVPEPELRYKSELAYEINRLKAERNAVILGHNYMEPALYYSIPDFVGDSLELSRKAAETDKDIIIFCGVKFMAETAKILNPGKTVLLPSEKAGCSLAASITAEDVRKLRAQFPGVPVVTYVNTYADVKAESDVCCTSGNAAAVVNALDSDVVIFLPDEYLARNVAAETGKKIVFPKKDGTIIEGKFELIGWKGRCEVHERFTVEDINNVRKQFPDVVILAHPECSPEVVEASDFSGSTTAMVRYVEKTSAPRYLLLTECAMGDNVAAANPDKEMLHLCNIRCPHMNQITLEDTLDALRKTQFVIDVPEDIRVRASRAVQRMISIG from the coding sequence ATGACAGTTCAAGAAACATATACATTTATGAAAGAGAAACTCCGGGATGTCGTACCGGAACCGGAATTGAGATACAAATCCGAACTGGCTTACGAGATAAACCGTCTCAAGGCGGAACGAAACGCCGTGATCCTTGGCCACAATTACATGGAACCTGCGCTCTATTATTCGATCCCCGATTTTGTAGGCGATTCTCTGGAATTGTCGCGGAAAGCTGCCGAAACAGACAAGGACATTATTATTTTTTGCGGCGTGAAGTTCATGGCGGAGACGGCAAAAATATTAAATCCCGGTAAAACGGTCCTCCTCCCTTCGGAGAAAGCGGGATGCTCGCTTGCGGCGAGTATTACAGCGGAAGATGTCCGCAAACTAAGAGCTCAGTTCCCCGGAGTCCCCGTCGTCACTTATGTCAATACCTATGCGGATGTCAAGGCCGAGTCGGATGTATGCTGTACATCGGGGAATGCGGCTGCGGTCGTGAACGCGCTCGACAGCGACGTGGTCATTTTTCTCCCGGACGAATATCTCGCCAGGAACGTTGCCGCAGAAACCGGAAAGAAGATTGTCTTTCCGAAGAAGGACGGAACAATTATCGAAGGAAAATTCGAGCTCATCGGATGGAAAGGGAGATGCGAAGTTCACGAACGATTCACCGTGGAAGATATCAACAATGTCCGCAAGCAATTCCCCGACGTCGTCATACTGGCACATCCTGAATGCAGCCCTGAAGTCGTCGAGGCTTCCGATTTTTCCGGTAGTACCACGGCTATGGTACGATATGTTGAGAAGACAAGCGCTCCACGGTATCTGCTTCTTACCGAATGCGCGATGGGCGACAATGTTGCTGCCGCGAATCCGGACAAAGAAATGCTGCACCTTTGCAATATCCGTTGCCCTCACATGAACCAGATAACTCTTGAAGACACTCTCGACGCGCTCAGGAAAACACAATTTGTAATCGATGTCCCTGAAGACATCAGGGTGCGTGCCTCACGCGCGGTCCAGCGCATGATATCAATAGGTTGA